A region from the Alnus glutinosa chromosome 5, dhAlnGlut1.1, whole genome shotgun sequence genome encodes:
- the LOC133868691 gene encoding pentatricopeptide repeat-containing protein At4g19890 — protein sequence MKRQKIGQTSLETFKRGCCLKLWGGCQQGKQSTTLLELLTIRAFHSKILCRVSLGTATGFRIRKGVLTDIPAFLVIVARKVHRQWPNHVQYLPAALEGPGGVRCAIPIPISLFYTPFRALCSYHHDHDPGTTPALPTSSSPSLSAQSNSLVRVVCSLVCDSFYQQPHVKTSPPKLNLQQEADLLTQEQAITVVASLAAEAGSMVALSFFYWAIGFAKFRHFMRLYIVCATSLIGNGNMERAHEVMQCMVRSFAEIGRLREAVDMVIEMRNQGLAPSTCTLNCVIGIGCEMGLVEYVENLFEEMCVRGVSPDHCSYKLMVIGYCRMGIILEADRWLSEMLKRGFVLDNATFTLVISAFSEKGFVNRACWYFDKMIEMGLAPNVINFTSLIHGLCKRGSIKQAFEMLEEMVRKGWKPNVYTHTALIDGLCKKGWTEKAFRLFLKLVRSDNHKPNVHTYTAMISGYCKEGKLNRAEMLLTRMKEQGLVPNTNTYTTLIDGHCKVGNFGRAYELMKVMNDEGFTPNICTYNAICDGLCKRGRVHEAYKLLKKGFRCGLQADRVTYTILISEHCKRADTMHALVFFNKMIKGGIQPDIHTYTTLIAAFCRQKRLKESEKLFEDVVMLGLVPTKRTYTSMICGYCRVENVNLAVKYFHRMNDHGCTPDSITYGALISGLCKGFKLDEARRLYDTMIDKGLSPCEVTRLTLAYEYCKIDDSATAMIILERLDKRLWIQTVKTLVRKLCCEGKVGIAALFFYRLLDKDRNVDRVTLVAFTTACYKTNNYALVSNLSERISKGIS from the exons ATGAAGCGGCAGAAGATAGGGCAAACTTCTTTGGAAACCTTCAAAAGGGGGTGCTGCCTGAAACTCTGGGGCGGTTGCCAACAGGGCAAGCAATCTACCACCTTGCTTGAGCTGTTGACTATTAGGGCATTTCACAGCAAGATCTTGTGCCGAGTTAGTCTTGGCACTGCAACTGGGTTTCGAATTCGAAAGGGTGTGCTGACAGATATTCCTGCTTTTCTTGTCATTGTTGCCCGTAAAGTTCACAGGCAATGGCCCAACCACGTCCAGTATCTACCTGCTGCCCTTGAG GGGCCAGGAGGTGTACGGTGTGCCATACCAATCCCCATTTCTCTCTTCTACACACCTTTCAGGGCACTATGTTCCTACCACCATGATCATGACCCTGGCACCACTCCAGCACTCCCCACTTCTTCATCACCATCATTATCAGCACAATCCAATTCTCTTGTCAGAGTAGTCTGTTCATTGGTCTGTGACTCTTTCTACCAACAACCCCATGTGAAAACATCGCCTCCCAAGCTCAATCTTCAGCAGGAGGCTGATTTGTTGACCCAAGAACAGGCCATTACAGTCGTTGCTTCACTCGCTGCTGAGGCGGGGTCGATGGTGGCGTTGAGTTTCTTTTACTGGGCAATTGGGTTTGCCAAGTTTCGCCATTTTATGCGGCTTTATATAGTATGCGCCACATCATTGATTGGTAATGGGAATATGGAGAGGGCTCATGAAGTGATGCAGTGTATGGTAAGGAGTTTTGCTGAGATTGGGAGGTTAAGGGAGGCTGTTGATATGGTTATTGAGATGCGAAACCAAGGTTTGGCACCAAGTACTTGCACGTTAAATTGTGTGATTGGCATTGGGTGTGAAATGGGTTTGGTTGAATATGTCGAGAACTTGTTCGAGGAAATGTGTGTGAGAGGAGTGTCTCCTGATCATTGCAGTTATAAGTTGATGGTTATTGGTTATTGTAGGATGGGTATAATTTTGGAGGCAGATAGGTGGTTGAGTGAAATGCTTAAGAGAGGCTTTGTTCTAGATAATGCAACTTTTACTTTAGTTATCAGTGCATTTTCTGAGAAGGGTTTTGTGAATAGAGCTTGTTGGTATTTTGATAAGATGATTGAGATGGGTTTGGCACCAAATGTGATTAATTTCACGTCTTTGATTCATGGGTTGTGCAAGAGGGGCAGCATTAAGCAAGCATTTGAAATGTTGGAGGAAATGGTTAGGAAAGGTTGGAAACCTAATGTGTATACTCATACAGCATTGATTGATGGGCTCTGCAAGAAGGGATGGACTGAGAAGGCTTTTAGACTGTTTCTGAAACTTGTCCGGAGTGACAATCACAAGCCAAATGTTCATACATATACAGCCATGATTAGCGGGTATTGCAAAGAGGGCAAGTTGAACCGTGCTGAGATGTTGTTAACCAGAATGAAAGAACAGGGATTGGTCCCCAACACCAACACATATACTACTCTCATTGATGGGCACTGTAAAGTAGGGAATTTCGGAAGAGCATATGAGTTGATGAAAGTAATGAATGATGAAGGTTTCACACCTAACATCTGTACATATAATGCAATTTGTGATGGCCTTTGCAAAAGGGGAAGGGTTCATGAGGCTTATAAATTGCTTAAGAAGGGTTTTCGTTGTGGATTGCAAGCAGATAGGGTCACGTATACTATCCTCATATCTGAGCACTGTAAACGGGCAGATACTATGCATGCCTTGGTGTTTTTCAATAAGATGATCAAAGGTGGCATTCAACCTGATATTCATACATATACCACACTGATTGCTGCCTTCTGTAGGCAAAAGAGATTGAAAGAGAGTGAGAAGCTTTTTGAAGACGTTGTAATGCTAGGCCTGGTTCCAACTAAGCGGACGTATACATCCATGATATGTGGGTACTGTAGGGTTGAAAATGTTAACTTGGCTGTAAAGTATTTTCATAGGATGAATGATCATGGCTGTACGCCGGACAGTATTACATATGGTGCTCTTATAAGTGGGCTTTGCAAAGGGTTTAAGTTGGATGAGGCCCGCCGGTTATATGACACCATGATAGACAAGGGGCTATCCCCATGTGAAGTTACTCGGCTGACCTTGGCTTACGAGTATTGCAAAATAGATGATTCTGCTACTGCCATGATCATATTGGAAAGGCTAGACAAAAGGCTCTGGATCCAGACAGTTAAGACCTTGGTCAGGAAGCTTTGTTGTGAGGGAAAAGTGGGCATAGCAGCATTGTTCTTTTATAGATTATTAGATAAGGACCGTAATGTGGATCGTGTGACTTTGGTAGCATTCACGACTGCATGCTACAAGACCAACAACTATGCTCTTGTTTCTAACTTGTCCGAGAGGATCTCTAAAGGAATTTCTTAG